From Brienomyrus brachyistius isolate T26 chromosome 18, BBRACH_0.4, whole genome shotgun sequence, one genomic window encodes:
- the LOC125712859 gene encoding olfactory receptor 4E1-like isoform X2: protein MKTSSVQYYPRRTPARPSRYILLKMETSTVAYITLKALNESRTNRYVIFAFSLQGYIFTLFLNLTIIITILLEKDLHQPMYIFLCNLCINGLYGTVGFYPKFLSDLLSDTYLISYSGCLLQTFVIFSYALCEFTNLTVMAIDRYVAICRPLHYSTVMTPVTTGKLLIVIWMVPFFSILCSIILNITLPYCGLYVSTLYCKITVSACKHDIVRFAFNGTFGSMYLLMATFVIYSYGKILSACRKSKENQAKFMQTCLPHLISCSNFVFITSLDAFSGTNFPQWFSSFISAAILVNPPIINPIIYGINLRSIRRKVCKCCKRRQVLECSFTF from the exons ATGAAAACCTCTTCTGTTCAATATTACCCTAGAAGGACACCAGCG agACCATCCAGatatattttattgaaaatgGAAACATCCACTGTTGCTTATATCACCCTTAAGGCACTGAATGAATCCAGAACAAACAGATATGTGATATTTGCCTTTTCTCTTCAAGGTTATATTTTCACTCTCTTCCTGAATCTGACTATAATTATTACGATCTTGCTGGAGAAGGACCTACATCAGCCGATGTACATTTTCCTCTGTAACTTGTGTATAAATGGGTTGTACGGCACTGTGGGATTTTACCCTAAATTTCTGTCTGACTTACTCTCTGACACTTATTTGATTTCCTACAGTGGATGTTTACTTCAGACCTTTGTCATCTTCTCATATGCATTATGTGAATTTACCAATTTAACAGTGATGGCAATTGACAGGTATGTAGCAATATGCAGGCCTTTGCATTACAGTACTGTAATGACACCTGTTACTACAGGCAAGCTGTTGATTGTTATTTGGATGGTTCCATTCTTCTCCATTCTGTGTTCCATTATCCTGAATATTACTCTCCCCTATTGTGGACTGTATGTCAGCACTCTGTATTGTAAAATAACTGTTTCAGCTTGCAAACATGATATTGTGAGATTTGCATTCAATGGAACATTTGGAAGCATGTATTTACTAATGGCCACATTTGTCATCTATTCCTATGGTAAAATCCTTTCTGCCTGCAGGAAATCGAAAGAAAACCAGGCTAAATTCATGCAAACTTGTCTTCCCCATTTAATAAGTTGCAGTAATTTTGTattcatcacctcccttgatgcATTTAGTGGTACAAACTTTCCACAGTGGTTTAGCAGCTTTATTTCTGCAGCAATTTTAGTCAATCCTCCTATTATTAATCCCATTATTTATGGCATCAACCTGAGATCTATACGCAGAAAAGTCTGTAAATGCTGTAAGAGACGGCAGGTTTTGGAGTGTAGCTTCACATTTTGA
- the LOC125712859 gene encoding olfactory receptor 4E1-like isoform X5 — METSTVAYITLKALNESRTNRYVIFAFSLQGYIFTLFLNLTIIITILLEKDLHQPMYIFLCNLCINGLYGTVGFYPKFLSDLLSDTYLISYSGCLLQTFVIFSYALCEFTNLTVMAIDRYVAICRPLHYSTVMTPVTTGKLLIVIWMVPFFSILCSIILNITLPYCGLYVSTLYCKITVSACKHDIVRFAFNGTFGSMYLLMATFVIYSYGKILSACRKSKENQAKFMQTCLPHLISCSNFVFITSLDAFSGTNFPQWFSSFISAAILVNPPIINPIIYGINLRSIRRKVCKCCKRRQVLECSFTF, encoded by the coding sequence atgGAAACATCCACTGTTGCTTATATCACCCTTAAGGCACTGAATGAATCCAGAACAAACAGATATGTGATATTTGCCTTTTCTCTTCAAGGTTATATTTTCACTCTCTTCCTGAATCTGACTATAATTATTACGATCTTGCTGGAGAAGGACCTACATCAGCCGATGTACATTTTCCTCTGTAACTTGTGTATAAATGGGTTGTACGGCACTGTGGGATTTTACCCTAAATTTCTGTCTGACTTACTCTCTGACACTTATTTGATTTCCTACAGTGGATGTTTACTTCAGACCTTTGTCATCTTCTCATATGCATTATGTGAATTTACCAATTTAACAGTGATGGCAATTGACAGGTATGTAGCAATATGCAGGCCTTTGCATTACAGTACTGTAATGACACCTGTTACTACAGGCAAGCTGTTGATTGTTATTTGGATGGTTCCATTCTTCTCCATTCTGTGTTCCATTATCCTGAATATTACTCTCCCCTATTGTGGACTGTATGTCAGCACTCTGTATTGTAAAATAACTGTTTCAGCTTGCAAACATGATATTGTGAGATTTGCATTCAATGGAACATTTGGAAGCATGTATTTACTAATGGCCACATTTGTCATCTATTCCTATGGTAAAATCCTTTCTGCCTGCAGGAAATCGAAAGAAAACCAGGCTAAATTCATGCAAACTTGTCTTCCCCATTTAATAAGTTGCAGTAATTTTGTattcatcacctcccttgatgcATTTAGTGGTACAAACTTTCCACAGTGGTTTAGCAGCTTTATTTCTGCAGCAATTTTAGTCAATCCTCCTATTATTAATCCCATTATTTATGGCATCAACCTGAGATCTATACGCAGAAAAGTCTGTAAATGCTGTAAGAGACGGCAGGTTTTGGAGTGTAGCTTCACATTTTGA